AAAGATGCTTTGTGCTCCTGACCTCCGGCTTGCTTCCACAGACACCGCATTTGGGATTTTCCAGCTCCACCGGTTCGAGGAGTTTTCCGCAATCCTCGCACTGGTCGCCGCGGGCGTTTTCCGAACCGCAGTGGGGGCATGTTCCGTGAACGTAACGGTCCGCCAGGAATCGGTCGCAGCTGTTGCAGAATAGCTGTTCCAGAGTCTGTTCGCGGATGTAGCCGGCATCGTCTATGGCCTTGAATAAACCCTGAACAATCTCTGTCTGCTTATCCGTAGATGTTCTTCCGAAGTGATCGAAATCGATGTTGAACCACTTATAGATATCGCGGTGGATAACATGGAATTTATCGCAGAGCTCCCGGGGGGAAACCCCTTCGGACAGAGCTTTCGTTTCCGTCGCCGTACCGTATTCATCGGTACCGCAGACATACATGGTTTCATATCCGTACTGACGGCAGTATCGGGCAAACACATCGGCTGAAAGGACCTGAATCAGGTTGCCGAGGTGGGGAATATTATTAACATAGGGCAGTGCTGAAGTGACTAATCTCTTTTTCATAGCTTCACATGATATTTTGCCCCTGTTCTTATGTCAATAGAAGGGATATCTAAACAATCAATTCATAATCTTCTCAGAAGTCGGGTTATCCTTGACTGAGTACTCATACAATGTTTACTTTTATAACAACGTTATAAAGGAGGGTACATGTCAGAACAGAATGTGACCCCGGGCAGAAGCCCCTTTAAAAAGCCTCCCAAGCCATCCTCGATACTCGGTATCATTGCATTGGTTATTGTGGGAATGTTCCTCTTGACCAGTTTCTATATCGTCGATGAGACAGAGCAGGCTGTCGTGCTCCGATTGGGCCGTCTGCAGAAAATCACCGAGCCGGGATTAAACTGGAAAATCCCGCTGGGAATCGACCGCGTCTACAAAGTTCCGACCAAAGTCGTACAGACAATGCAGTTCGGTTTCCGCACCGCCCAGCCGGGCATCACGACAATTTACTCCAGAGACGATTACGAAGATGAATCGTTGATGCTGACCGGTGACCTGAATATCGTCACTGTCACATGGATCATTCAGTACAGAATCACAGATCCTGCGCTATGGCTCTTCAAGGTCCAGGAAAAGGACAAGACCATCAGGGACATCTCCCAGTCGGTTATGAACGAACTGGTCGGCGACAGAGCCATCCTCGATGTTATCGGTGACGAAAGAACCAGTATCGAAATCAAAAGCCAGGAAATGATGAATACCATCCTCGACGAATACGACCTGGGCATCAACATCGTTACGGTCAAACTTCAAAACACCCTGCCTCCCGAAGGGCCTGTACAGGATGCCTTTGAAGACGTCAACAAAGCCATTCAGGATATGGAAAGGCTGATCAGTGAAGGAAAACAGGCATACAATGCCGAGATTCCCAAAGCTTCCGGTCAGGCCGATCAGATCATCCAGCAGGCTAAAGGTTACGCTTCGGGACGCGTTAACAGAGCGAACGGAAACGTCGCCCGTTTCAATTCGGTACTGGAAGAGTACAGAAAGAACCCTTCCGTAACAAGAAACCGCATCTATTACGAAATGATGGAGGAAGTTCTGACTTCCGGAAGCAAAGTCGAACTTATTGATAAAAACCTGGACAATTTCCTACCGCTGAAAAATCTTCAGCCGACACAGACAGGAGGAACCAATGAATAAGATGCTTAAAACACTCATCCCCCTGCTGATTTTAGTCGTCATTTTCTTCGCAGCCGGACCGCTTTACATTGTAAACGAAGGGGAGCAGGCTGTCATAACCCGGCTGGGGCGGATCGACAGAGTCGTTACCGAAGCGGGACTGAAAATCAAATGGCCGCTTATCGAAAGCCGGACAAGATACTCCAAGAAGATTCTTTCCTGGGACGGCGCTCCGCAGAAAATTCAGACAGCGGAAAACCAGTACATCTGGGTGGATACCACCGCAAGATGGAAAATCTCCGATGCGACAGAGTTTTATAAATCGATCAATAACATGAGCCAGGCTTATTCCAAGCTCGACGATGTTATCGACTCCGCTGTGAGAACGATCATAGCCCGGAACTCCCTTTCCGAAGCGGTAAGGAATTCTGATATCATCATCGAGCTCCAGGCCAAGTCCCAGGCGAAAACAGCTGAAGACAAAGCCGTACAGGAAGCTTCCGGCGAAGTTCTGACCGATGTCCTGCTGGAACTGCCCGAAAGCAATACGGACTTTGAGAAGATCAATATGGGACGCCGTCAGCTCTCGCAGCAGATGCTTTCCAACGCGGCAAAGGATACGAACAACCTCGGAATCGAACTGATAGACGTCGTCATCCGGCAGATCCGCTATTCAGATGAAATGACTCAGTCGGTTTACGACAGAATGATCAAGGACAGAAACCAGATCGCCCAGTTCTACCGCTCCTACGGAGAGGGAAAGAAGCTGGATCTCATGGGTCAGCTGGACAATGAAAAAGAGGTCATCCTTTCCCAGGCTTATGCTGAGGCGGAAGGAATCAAAGGTGAAGCTGATGCTCTCGCGGCAAGGATCTATAACGATTCCTATGGACAGGATCCAGAATTCTATGAATTCTGGAAGGCTATGGAATCGTACAGAAAGACTCTTCCCGGTATGAGCAAAACTCTTTCCACGGATATGCAGTACTTCAACAATTTTTACAGATCGGACAACTGAAACATATAATTCAGCTTCGAGGCCGGGTCCTTCTTTGGATCCGGCTTTTTTTTCCCTTTTCAAATCCCGAGTTTTTTGCGATCATAGGAAACTGGTATTATATTTATAGATAGCAGACAGGGAGTGAGTTGGTTTGAAGATCTCTAAAGATTCGGAACTGAGCCGCGTCAGCATACAGAACAGTAAAAGAGAAAGCATTCGCAAACCCGTGGATATGGACGGTTTCTATAATTCCGGAACAGGGTGGCATCCCTGTAAAATATACGATATCAGCACTGGCGGAGCGGCTCTGAAGCTGAACCAGTTCTTCCTCGAAGGTGATGAAATTCTCCTTCGATTCGGAAACAACTCCAGCTCGGAAATATTCAACACGACAGTAGCCAATGTGAACGGACAGCGGATCGGCATCCGCTTTAAAGAAGACAGCACGACCAAGCACCTGATTGAAAAAATCATGTCGATCTACTGATCTTTATGGTGAAATAAAAAAACCCACCGTCAGTTGACTGGTGGGTTTTTCTTATTAGGGCAGTAAACCCTACTCTTTTCCCTCATCGCTTTCTTTCACTTCCAGCTTGAGATCAACCGGATTGGCAAAGGGATTTTCCGTTTTATGATCCTCCTCCACCTTGGGAGGTTCATTCTCTTTAGCCAGGGCTTTGGCTTCAGCGCGGGCTTTAATCGCCTCATTCCGCTTCTCACCGGTGATGACAGCCAGTTCGGAGGGTGTCATATCGGAAGCCTTCCGCTCAGCGTAAGCAGCCGCGGCTTTTTCATCTTTCTCGATAAGATCCATGAACTCTTCCGAAGTCAGGACTTCCACATCCATGAGATGAGCCGTAATGCTCCTGAGCAGATCGAGGTGCTCAGTCAGCTTGGCAATGACTATGTCGTACCGCTCATTGATGATTCTGGCAATTTCCTCATCGACATACTGCTGTGTCTTTTCAGAATATTCTCTGATGCCGCCGCCTCCACCGAGATAAGAGTTCTTTCTTTCCGTCAGGGCGACGTTTCTGAATTTTTCACTCATACCGTATTCGGTAATCAGGTTCTTGGCAATGTCGGTCGCTTTGGAAATATCGTTCCCGGCGCCTGTCGACAGTTTGCCGAAAATAAGCATCTCCGCGGCCCGTCCTCCAAGGAGGGTATCGATCCTTCCAAGAAGCTCTTCCTGAGTCATCAGGAACCGATCTTCTGTGGGCTGCTGCAGCGTGTATCCCAGAGCACCCATTCCACGGGGAACTATGGAAACCTTCTGAACAGGATCAGCGTCGGGCGTAAAAGCGGCGATGATAGCGTGCCCCGTCTCATGATAGGCCACGATTTCACGCTCCCGCGGGTTGATCAGACGGTTCTTCTTTTCAAGTCCGGCAATGGTCTTTTCGATTGCCTCGTCGAGATCCTTCATGGTCACCGCATTGCGATCAGCCCGGACGGCGAGAAGGGCCGCTTCGTTAATGATATTGGCCAGATCGGCTCCGACAAATCCCGGCGTCGATTTGGCGATTTCCTTGAAATCGACCTCATCAGACAATTTAACGCCTTTGGAGTGGATCTTAAGTATCGCTTCGCGTCCCAGAAGGTCGGGCCGGTCGACAAGAACCTGCCGGTCAAAACGGCCCGGTCTGAGCAGAGCGGGGTCGAGAACTTCGGGCCTGTTTGTCGCAGCCAGTATGATAACGCCGGAAGTGGCGTCAAATCCGTCCATCTCCACAAGCAGCTGATTAAGGGTCTGTTCACGCTCGTCATTGGTGGAGGCAAGTCCGGCACGGCTTTTACCGATAGCGTCCAGCTCATCGATGAAAATGATACAGGGCGCTTTTTCCCTTGCCTGTTTGAACAGGTCTCTGACACGGGCGGCACCGACACCGACAAACATTTCCACGAAATCGGCACCGGACATTTTAAAGAAAGTTACACCGGCTTCACCTGATACGGCTCTGGCCAGAAGGGTCTTACCGGTCCCGGGAGGGCCGACCAGGAGAACGCCTTTGGGAATTTTCCCTCCGATCTCCGTATATTTTTTCGGATTCTTCAGAAAGTCGACAACTTCAACCAGTTCATCTTTTGATTCTTCACACCCCGCCACATCATCAAAACGGGTATGAAGATCTTC
This window of the Spirochaeta isovalerica genome carries:
- the hflK gene encoding FtsH protease activity modulator HflK; protein product: MSEQNVTPGRSPFKKPPKPSSILGIIALVIVGMFLLTSFYIVDETEQAVVLRLGRLQKITEPGLNWKIPLGIDRVYKVPTKVVQTMQFGFRTAQPGITTIYSRDDYEDESLMLTGDLNIVTVTWIIQYRITDPALWLFKVQEKDKTIRDISQSVMNELVGDRAILDVIGDERTSIEIKSQEMMNTILDEYDLGINIVTVKLQNTLPPEGPVQDAFEDVNKAIQDMERLISEGKQAYNAEIPKASGQADQIIQQAKGYASGRVNRANGNVARFNSVLEEYRKNPSVTRNRIYYEMMEEVLTSGSKVELIDKNLDNFLPLKNLQPTQTGGTNE
- the hflC gene encoding protease modulator HflC; translated protein: MNKMLKTLIPLLILVVIFFAAGPLYIVNEGEQAVITRLGRIDRVVTEAGLKIKWPLIESRTRYSKKILSWDGAPQKIQTAENQYIWVDTTARWKISDATEFYKSINNMSQAYSKLDDVIDSAVRTIIARNSLSEAVRNSDIIIELQAKSQAKTAEDKAVQEASGEVLTDVLLELPESNTDFEKINMGRRQLSQQMLSNAAKDTNNLGIELIDVVIRQIRYSDEMTQSVYDRMIKDRNQIAQFYRSYGEGKKLDLMGQLDNEKEVILSQAYAEAEGIKGEADALAARIYNDSYGQDPEFYEFWKAMESYRKTLPGMSKTLSTDMQYFNNFYRSDN
- a CDS encoding PilZ domain-containing protein; this encodes MKISKDSELSRVSIQNSKRESIRKPVDMDGFYNSGTGWHPCKIYDISTGGAALKLNQFFLEGDEILLRFGNNSSSEIFNTTVANVNGQRIGIRFKEDSTTKHLIEKIMSIY
- the ftsH gene encoding ATP-dependent zinc metalloprotease FtsH codes for the protein MDNFEKNDNKNDSSRKEPDNWWDKARKELSSENLDKKMKKMKQGKYRFSLWYFLLVIAVLAILNMFLVRSPETSIDYSTFKEKIEAGEIVRVKLTPSLYTGYTKTSSEYETDLVNSITGSLSRSNDNLSGNVYSTVPLNDPSFVPLLDELGVEYFAEHEQRNYFVEILLSWIVPLLLLLVVWRFIFRRMGNMGGNNVMSFGQNNAKIVAEEDLHTRFDDVAGCEESKDELVEVVDFLKNPKKYTEIGGKIPKGVLLVGPPGTGKTLLARAVSGEAGVTFFKMSGADFVEMFVGVGAARVRDLFKQAREKAPCIIFIDELDAIGKSRAGLASTNDEREQTLNQLLVEMDGFDATSGVIILAATNRPEVLDPALLRPGRFDRQVLVDRPDLLGREAILKIHSKGVKLSDEVDFKEIAKSTPGFVGADLANIINEAALLAVRADRNAVTMKDLDEAIEKTIAGLEKKNRLINPREREIVAYHETGHAIIAAFTPDADPVQKVSIVPRGMGALGYTLQQPTEDRFLMTQEELLGRIDTLLGGRAAEMLIFGKLSTGAGNDISKATDIAKNLITEYGMSEKFRNVALTERKNSYLGGGGGIREYSEKTQQYVDEEIARIINERYDIVIAKLTEHLDLLRSITAHLMDVEVLTSEEFMDLIEKDEKAAAAYAERKASDMTPSELAVITGEKRNEAIKARAEAKALAKENEPPKVEEDHKTENPFANPVDLKLEVKESDEGKE